In a genomic window of Gambusia affinis linkage group LG04, SWU_Gaff_1.0, whole genome shotgun sequence:
- the LOC122830242 gene encoding envoplakin-like — MSKMFKSKDSKSTSKMNRSQSTSANVLVAKMQKDSDEVVENILQAEKLLIVDNENDKKEKEFEHKDEINRVLGIAEGLLEKLFLDIGNLKMINYPHVAAVESDIHDLHDRWSRDTAEYVRLYEQIEDVSRMPRINWEPVFAQKERALSSDEYGPTLADLEKQIAAQNILHKELEAYNSQLCVSSAGSKEKYTPLKRQYNTMLEKSRLRSQYLSTLYQHMRDCNKEMTFLGEEQEKIKKQDWSDQMADPTGVRLQYENFKNKELLDHEGKVNKLEDEGETYISLKHPASHLIEAQNRAVKNEWQKFLNLCICQEEHLNNIQEFNKYQMDSQKLSETLSQLNSTTSPESLKTKSNIESLLQLQVEENTVHTAEQQLADLRRRSTTISPLKLRRTPTNKPVTVVSLCDWETDKGSISREEKFTLKSFSDNNNWKVISSDGATKTFPGVCFAIPPPDPNAIDSVNLLGSELAETKRRRASLAASLKNNKPEISRAQQSVPISSAPPDPKLAAMAQQLDQLDSDLANTEQGMLSRLRTPVSRTDPTGDLAKKLREQEQSAKKLDALEQQRRTAQANLQPLLSKDPNGTSSGLPQKLSAANDKYDNLARLADLYNKKANASLNLENQIQKVDGLVSGFERNLSADGPIPDIPNAIQARAEDIQRQRRSVAAAQDDMIKLDQDLEATERLCSSLQKNHQEYCPDILRQRNDVKQLQSRYLSVTNQLKERENGLQEASAKYKDFQNTCQSLNSFLDNLPTNQTNSSDDLSQLTAKQSSQKRVVDDLKRKEEDMERVADLSQDLQNLLNEYEADVDKYNGTLEQAGTSVPKKTQMLTLCDAVDKEERNLTKRYAEATSQNIQRQKQIDLAKNLISQSEEKVQMVAQQQVQLENQQQNAFKLDSLFKELEEEKERTTHAQTELKTYKTRMMSLKSRRGVERVEEKEVLQYYRDPKLQADLAELSNILNQEALKRTTIQAEVEILNKKITVLEETINNKTPKLLTREVTEFEKDPQLDVEAAKIRDEIARMRDEIRVKDGEQIQMKTEVSILQQKRPTIKERVVKKEVVKVEQDPQMLKEIKIFENDISDENNKCKLLNDEIFQTRSQINALERMIPNIQPKVIVKEVKKIEQDPDLITESAKLRTVVEDERVGNSSLSQEVIELHKRYREVQDWKPRIEIKEIVNEIYRIDPNTEVEIVRFRKEIQDLNKQRTDLEKEIRQVNTDLNALRSEKPKVEFKEVLQEVVKEERSPENEREIQRLNDQVNRLDSQCTSLEAQVRQLQKERDEWKAEKSKIETKLVNTELIKYEPDPLLEKEAERLRKKGREEAQLRRNIEEMVFDLQNKFLLLERQKPEEKVVVQEVVRLQRDPRLTMEHDRLSRNLDEEITRRRQMDLELQQLRTKLEDKERIIRESDEHQKRIQAESELREIRLRITQLENAPPPVEESIVVEEVLKVERDPKLERMTNGLRSDMDKETHDILRIQREIHNLTFKLEILRKEKSGEKTVYKEVVRVEKDQAVEAERDRLREQVSQNKFARQDLEDEIRRLNDKINFLVSTKSNYSREVTNLSMTKDDLVRENDNLTQELRTLEGKKHDTSLSFQQQSRLMTERTQMNRQKSVKMESDVQRLERQILDEKDKIHERDSTIREILMYLQKEEQAETRTKETNVSTKITILDPETGKDMSPYDAYLKGLIDRQQYIHLQELECDWEEITSMGPDGETSVLLDRKSGKQYSIKDAIKEGRLTKDDLQQYKQGKLPISEFALLVAGDKTKQPKFTSVTQTPNSSAKSPSIGLTTATETQPIAGIMDTYTNTCFTIRNATLCKLIDPTTAQRLLEAQAATGGITDISNKERYKVSKAAQRGLIEDSQVQRLLNAEKAFTGVEDPMTKECLSVGEAVQKGWMPKDSAIRHMEAQYLTGGLVDPATGRRVTLIDAIGSKMIDNSIARNIQTETAYIKDIVDPITNEKINYKQALDRCRKDPATGLPMLPSSSKESGYNSSKYARF; from the exons ATGTCCAAGATGTTTAAGTCAAAGGACTCAAAGAGCACCAGCAAGATGAACAG GTCTCAGTCCACCAGTGCAAATGTGCTGGTTGCCAAGATGCAGAAGGACTCTGACGAAGTGGTGGAAAATATCCTCCAGGCTGAAAAACTGCTGATAGTG GATAACGAAAATgacaagaaagagaaagaatttgAGCACAAGGATGAGATCAATCGTGTATTGGGCATTGCAGAGGGTCTGCTGGAGAAGCTGTTTCTGGACATTGGCAACCTCAAGATGATCAACTACCCTCACGTCGCAGCTGTTGAGTCCGA CATTCACGACCTACACGACCGATGGTCAAGAGACACAGCTGAATATGTCAGGCTCTATGAGCAAATTGAAGACGTGTCTCGGATGCCCAGAATTAACTGGGAGCCTGTTTTTGCCCAGAAGGAA AGAGCGCTGAGCTCAGATGAGTACGGCCCAACGCTGGCGGACCTGGAGAAGCAGATCGCCGCTCAGAACATCCTGCATAAAGAGCTGGAGGCTTACAACTCACAGCTCTGCGTCAGCTCTGCTGGCAGCAAG GAGAAATACACGCCATTGAAGAGGCAATATAACACTATGCTG GAAAAATCCAGGTTACGCAGCCAATATCTGAGCACCCTCTACCAGCACATGAGAGACTGCAACAAGGAGATGACCTTCCTCGGAGAAGAGCAGGAAAAGATCAAGAAGCAGGACTGGAGCGATCAAATGGCGGATCCTACTGGTGTTCGCCTGCAGTATGAG AACTTCAAGAACAAAGAGCTTTTGGATCACGAGGGCAAAGTGAACAAACTCGAGGATGAGGGAGAAACATACATTTCCCTGAAACACCCAGCCAGCCACCTAATAGAG GCCCAAAATAGAGCTGTGAAAAACGAGTGGCAGAAGTTCCTGAATCTCTGCATATGTCAAGAAGAACATCTGAACAATATACAGGAATTCAATAAG TACCAAATGGACTCTCAGAAGCTGTCAGAGACACTGAGTCAACTCAACAGCACCACGAGTCCAGAGTCTCTAAAGACGAAGAGCAACATCGAGtcgctgctgcagcttcag GTGGAGGAAAATACTGTCCACACTGCGGAGCAGCAACTGGCCGACCTGAGGCGAAGGAGTACAACCATTTCTCCTCTGAAGCTGCGCCGCACTCCCACCAACAAACCCGTCACGGTGGTGTCCCTGTGCGACTGGGAGACTGACAAG GGTTCTATTTCAAGAGAGGAAAAATTTACCCTGAAATCCTTCTCCGACAACAACAACTGGAAAGTTATTTCTTCTGATGGAGCAACTAAAACCTTCCCTGGAGTTTGCTTCGCCATCCCACCTCCTGACCCAAATGCCATTGATAGTGTTAACCT TTTGGGCAGTGAGCTTGCAGAAACCAAGAGAAGGAGAGCATCTCTGGCAGCGTCCCTGAAGAATAATAAACCAGAAATCTCTCGAGCTCAACAGTCAG TTCCAATTTCTTCAGCTCCACCAGACCCCAAACTGGCAGCTATGGCTCAGCAGCTGGACCAGCTGGACTCTGACCTGGCCAACACGGAGCAGGGCATGCTGAGCCGTCTGCGAACCCCGGTGAGCCGCACCGACCCGACCGGAGATCTGGCCAAGAAGCTGAGAGAGCAGGAG CAATCTGCCAAGAAGCTGGACGCTCTGGAGCAGCAGAGACGGACGGCCCAGGCTAACCTGCAGCCTTTGCTGTCCAAAGATCCCAACGGGACTTCTTCTGGACTCCCGCAAAAACTCAGCGCCGCCAATGACAAGTACGACAACCTGGCCAGGCTGGCGGATCTCTACAATAAGAA AGCAAATGCGTCTCTCAACCTGGAGAATCAAATACAGAAGGTCGACGGTCTTGTGTCTGGATTCGAGAGAAACCTGAGTGCAGATGGTCCAATTCCTGACATACCAAATGCAATTCAAGCCCGAGCTGAGGACATTCAG CGCCAGCGGCGGTCTGTGGCAGCTGCCCAGGATGACATGATAAAGCTGGATCAGGATTTGGAGGCGACTGAGAGGTTGTGCAGCTCCCTGCAGAAAAACCACCAGGAGTACTGCCCTGACATCCTGCGCCAGAGGAATGAtgtcaaacagctgcagagtcGCTACTTAAGTGTCACCAACCAGCTGAAGGAAAG GGAAAATGGGCTACAAGAAGCTTCAGCTAAGTACAAGGACTTCCAGAACACATGCCAATCCCTCAACTCCTTCCTGGACAACCTGCCGACAAATCAGACAAACTCCAGCGATGATCTGTCCCAGCTGACTGCCAAGCAGAGCTCCCAAAAG CGAGTGGTGGATGACCTGAAGCGGAAGGAAGAGGACATGGAAAGAGTGGCTGACCTCTCTCAAGACCTGCAGAATCTACTCAAT GAGTATGAGGCTGATGTTGACAAGTACAACGGTACACTTGAACAAGCTGGCACATCCGTTCCAAAGAAGACCCAAATGCTCACACTCTGTGACGCTGTCGACAAAGAG GAAAGAAATCTGACAAAACGTTATGCTGAAGCAACATCGCAAAACATTCAACGGCAAAAACAGATAGACTTGGCaaagaatttaatttcacag AGTGAAGAGAAAGTTCAAATGGTGGCACAGCAACAGGTGCAGCTTGAAAACCAGCAACAAAATGCCTTTAAATTAGACAGTCTGTTTAAAGAACtagaggaagagaaggagaggaCAACCCATGCTCAGACAGAGCTAAAAACCTACAAAACTAGAATGATGTCACTTAAGAGCCGCAGAGGAGTGGAACGTGTTGAGGAGAAAGAAGTACTGCAATACTACCGGGATCCTAAACTGCAAGCTGATCTGGCTGAATTGAGTAACATTCTCAATCAAGAGGCCCTGAAGCGGACCACCATCCAGGCAGAGGTTGAGATCTTAAACAAGAAAATCACTGTCCTGGAGGAAACCATTAACAACAAAACCCCTAAACTGCTAACTAGAGAGGTGACTGAGTTTGAAAAAGACCCACAGCTGGATGTAGAGGCTGCAAAGATAAGAGATGAGATAGCAAGGATGAGAGATGAGATCAGAGTAAAAGATGGAGAGCAGATCCAAATGAAGACAGAAGTTTCTATCCTCCAGCAGAAGAGACCAACTATCAAGGAGAGAGTGGTTAAGAAGGAAGTGGTTAAAGTAGAACAAGATCCACAGAtgttgaaagaaataaaaatatttgagaatgACATTTCTGATGAGAACAACAAATGCAAGCTCCTCAATGATGAAATCTTTCAGACAAGAAGTCAAATCAATGCACTTGAAAGAATGATCCCCAACATTCAGCCTAAAGTCATTGTTAAGGAGGTTAAAAAGATTGAACAAGACCCTGACCTCATTACTGAGTCAGCTAAGCTGCGAACAGTTGTGGAGGATGAGAGAGTTGGAAATAGCTCTTTGTCCCAAGAAGTGATTGAGCTACACAAGCGTTACAGAGAAGTTCAAGACTGGAAGCCAAGAATTGAGATAAAAGAAATTGTAAATGAGATCTACAGGATTGACCCAAATACAGAAGTAGAAATTGTGCGCTTCCGCAAAGAAATACAGGATTTGAATAAACAACGTACCGATCTGGAAAAGGAGATCAGGCAGGTCAACACTGATCTGAATGCCCTTCGTTCAGAGAAACCCAAAGTAGAATTCAAAGAAGTTCTCCAAGAGGTggtgaaagaagaaagaagccCTGAAAACGAGCGAGAGATCCAAAGGTTAAATGATCAAGTGAACCGCCTAGACAGTCAGTGTACCTCTCTTGAAGCCCAGGTTAGACAGCTGCAAAAAGAAAGGGATGAATGGAAGGCAGAAAAGTCAAAGATAGAGACCAAACTGGTCAACACAGAATTAATAAAGTACGAGCCTGATCCACTGCTGGAGAAGGAAGCTGAACGCTTGCGAAAAAAAGGGCGGGAGGAAGCACAGCTGAGGCGAAACATTGAGGAGATGGTTTTTGACCTTCAAAACAAATTCCTCCTTTTGGAGAGACAGAAACCTGAAGAGAAAGTTGTGGTGCAGGAGGTTGTACGGCTTCAAAGGGATCCAAGGCTAACAATGGAGCATGACAGGCTTAGCAGAAACCTGGATGAAGAAATAACAAGACGACGTCAGATGGATCTGGAGTTACAGCAACTAAGAACAAAGTTGGAAGACAAGGAGCGCATCATAAGAGAGAGTGATGAGCACCAAAAAAGGATCCAAGCTGAATCGGAACTTAGAGAGATCCGACTACGTATCACACAATTGGAAAATGCCCCACCTCCTGTTGAGGAAAGCATAGTAGTTGAGGAAGTGCTGAAGGTTGAAAGAGATCCAAAACTGGAAAGGATGACAAATGGTTTACGGTCTGACATGGACAAGGAAACCCATGATATCCTACGTATCCAGAGGGAAATTCATAATCTCACTTTCAAGCTTGAGATTCTGCGGAAAGAGAAGTCAGGTGAAAAGACAGTGTATAAGGAGGTTGTTCGGGTGGAGAAAGATCAGGCTGTTGAAGCTGAGAGGGATCGTCTGAGGGAGCAGGTGTCTCAGAACAAATTTGCCAGACAAGACTTGGAGGATGAAATCAGGCGTCTCAATGACAAAATCAATTTCTTGGTGAGCACCAAATCTAATTATTCAAGAGAAGTGACAAATCTTAGCATGACCAAAGATGATCTAGTGAGGGAAAACGACAACCTCACCCAAGAACTCAGAACTCTTGAAGGAAAGAAACACGACACAAGCCTTTCTTTCCAGCAACAGAGTCGATTGATGACTGAAAGAACACAGATGAACAGACAGAAGAGCGTTAAGATGGAGTCAGATGTCCAACGACTAGAGAGGCAGATCTTGGACGAGAAAGATAAGATTCATGAACGGGACAGCACAATTCGTGAGATTCTGATGTACCTGCAGAAAGAGGAACAGGCAGAGACAAGGACCAAAGAAACCAATGTCTCGACCAAAATCACCATTTTGGATCCAGAAACTGGTAAAGACATGTCTCCTTATGATGCCTACCTTAAGGGCCTCATTGATCGGCAGCAGTACATTCATCTGCAGGAGCTAGAATGTGACTGGGAAGAGATAACGTCCATGGGTCCTGATGGAGAAACATCTGTGCTGCTGGATCGCAAGAGTGGAAAGCAGTACTCTATCAAAGATGCTATCAAAGAAGGAAGGCTAACAAAAGATGATCTGCAACAATACAAACAAGGCAAACTTCCTATCTCAGAATTTGCCCTTCTTGTTGCTGGTGACAAAACCAAGCAACCCAAATTCACCTCAGTCACCCAAACACCAAATTCATCTGCGAAATCTCCATCAATAGGCCTTACCACTGCCACCGAAACACAGCCAATCGCTGGAATAATGGATACATATACAAACACCTGCTTTACAATCCGCAATGCCACCTTGTGCAAACTGATCGACCCTACCACTGCCCAAAGACTGCTGGAGGCTCAAGCAGCAACAGGTGGCATCACTGACATCAGCAACAAAGAAAGATACAAAGTTAGCAAGGCGGCACAGAGAGGCCTTATTGAGGACAGCCAAGTCCAACGGCTGCTTAATGCAGAGAAAGCTTTCACTGGAGTTGAAGACCCCATGACCAAAGAGTGTTTGTCTGTGGGAGAAGCTGTTCAGAAAGGCTGGATGCCAAAAGATTCAGCTATTCGTCACATGGAGGCACAATATCTGACTGGGGGGCTGGTAGATCCTGCCACTGGTCGTAGAGTCACCCTCATAGATGCCATTGGATCCAAAATGATTGACAATTCTATTGCAAGGAACATCCAAACCGAGACAGCCTATATCAAAGATATTGTGGACCCAATAACAAATGAGAAGATCAACTACAAACAAGCTCTGGATCGTTGTAGGAAAGACCCAGCAACTGGCTTACCAATGCTACCTTCCTCCTCCAAAGAGTCAGGCTACAACTCTTCAAAATATGCACGTTTCTAG